A single region of the Bacillota bacterium genome encodes:
- the fba gene encoding class II fructose-1,6-bisphosphate aldolase, with translation MGIVSVEQMLLKAYNNGYAVGQFNINNLEWTKAVLQTAQELNSPVILGVSEGAAKYMTGYKVVTAMVKAMVDSLKITVPVALHLDHGTYEGSFAAIEAGFSSIMFDGSHYPIQENIEKTKELVALTKKLGLSIEAEVGAIGGEEDGVIGGGEVADPNECKMIADLGVTILAAGIGNIHGKYPENWKGLNFDVLQEVNNITKGVPLVLHGGTGIPSDMIKKAISMGVSKINVNTECQLVFAEATRKYIEAGKDLQGKGFDPRKLLAPGVEAIKQSVRDKMTLFGSVNQA, from the coding sequence ATGGGTATTGTCTCAGTAGAACAAATGTTATTGAAAGCATATAATAACGGATATGCAGTAGGCCAATTTAATATAAATAATTTAGAATGGACTAAAGCGGTATTACAAACAGCACAAGAATTAAATTCACCTGTCATCCTTGGAGTCTCTGAAGGTGCAGCAAAATATATGACGGGATATAAAGTTGTTACAGCAATGGTCAAAGCTATGGTAGACTCACTTAAAATCACAGTTCCTGTAGCTCTTCATTTAGATCATGGAACTTATGAAGGATCTTTTGCGGCTATTGAAGCTGGATTTTCTTCCATAATGTTTGATGGTTCTCATTATCCTATTCAAGAAAATATTGAAAAAACCAAAGAACTAGTAGCATTAACAAAAAAACTTGGATTATCAATTGAAGCAGAAGTTGGCGCAATTGGGGGAGAAGAAGATGGAGTAATTGGTGGGGGAGAAGTTGCAGATCCAAACGAATGTAAAATGATTGCTGACTTAGGTGTAACTATTTTAGCGGCAGGAATTGGGAACATTCATGGTAAATACCCAGAGAACTGGAAAGGTCTAAACTTCGATGTTTTACAAGAAGTAAATAATATAACAAAAGGTGTTCCTTTGGTGCTTCATGGAGGAACAGGAATTCCAAGCGATATGATAAAAAAAGCAATATCAATGGGTGTTTCTAAAATTAATGTAAACACAGAATGCCAATTAGTATTTGCAGAAGCAACGAGAAAATACATCGAAGCTGGAAAAGATTTACAGGGCAAAGGATTTGATCCTAGAAAATTATTGGCTCCAGGTGTTGAAGCCATAAAACAATCTGTTCGAGATAAAATGACTTTATTTGGTTCTGTCAATCAAGCTTAA
- a CDS encoding RNA-binding S4 domain-containing protein, which yields MRLDKYLKVSRIFKRRTIAKEISANNRVYINDKVAKPSTLVKINDIIKIIYGNKEFTVRVLALANQANKENALSMYEVLEEKNTK from the coding sequence ATGCGATTAGATAAGTATTTAAAAGTATCAAGAATCTTTAAACGCAGAACCATTGCGAAAGAAATCTCAGCGAATAATCGAGTTTACATAAATGACAAAGTAGCTAAGCCTTCTACTTTGGTTAAAATAAACGACATCATTAAAATTATTTATGGAAACAAAGAATTTACTGTGAGAGTCTTAGCTCTTGCAAATCAAGCAAATAAAGAGAATGCTTTAAGCATGTATGAAGTCCTAGAAGAAAAAAATACAAAATAG
- a CDS encoding zinc ABC transporter substrate-binding protein codes for MKKIIGSIFVLFISLMTFSCTNQTIFYDVYVTVYPIQYVVEEIFKGTTLTVGIVPGVSSHQDSIDWSPKEIIAMTEASYLFYVGANYDQYVDFQINSIFTNKPVELVKIEDETSYIQFIEGVVHVHEDEVTTESEVNLLGNDPHFWISPLKVQQVATLVYDKLILKYPDIKDLMKANYDQLILNLQTLSDSFKEVIDQSEKTILTSTNLYGYLAYDYGLLYLSISPGYHEESEQFTTQEKEEIVAEAILHEIQYIIYERNTTSPLSNAVFTTLENLGYNPIKLEYDILQSLTNDEKAEGKDYITVMYTNLELLKLATGYIE; via the coding sequence GTGAAAAAAATTATAGGCAGTATTTTTGTGTTATTTATTTCTTTAATGACTTTTTCTTGTACAAATCAAACCATATTTTATGATGTATACGTAACTGTATATCCAATACAATACGTTGTAGAAGAAATCTTTAAAGGCACTACATTAACGGTAGGGATTGTTCCTGGCGTTTCTTCTCATCAAGATTCAATTGACTGGTCCCCAAAAGAAATTATTGCAATGACAGAAGCAAGTTATCTATTTTATGTTGGAGCTAATTACGACCAATATGTTGATTTCCAAATCAACAGTATCTTTACAAATAAACCGGTTGAACTAGTAAAAATTGAAGATGAAACAAGTTATATTCAATTTATTGAAGGCGTAGTCCATGTTCATGAAGATGAAGTAACTACTGAATCTGAAGTAAATCTTTTAGGCAATGACCCTCATTTTTGGATAAGTCCTTTAAAAGTTCAACAAGTAGCAACTTTAGTCTATGATAAATTAATTTTAAAATATCCAGACATTAAAGATTTAATGAAAGCAAATTATGATCAATTAATTCTTAATTTACAAACGTTAAGCGATTCTTTCAAAGAAGTGATTGACCAATCGGAAAAGACCATTTTAACTTCTACTAATTTATATGGATACCTTGCTTATGATTATGGATTGTTATACCTTTCCATTTCTCCTGGGTACCATGAAGAGTCAGAACAATTTACTACTCAAGAAAAAGAAGAGATTGTCGCAGAGGCTATCTTACATGAAATTCAATACATTATTTATGAAAGAAACACTACTTCTCCTCTTTCAAACGCGGTCTTTACTACATTAGAAAATTTAGGTTATAATCCAATTAAGTTAGAATATGATATTTTACAATCTTTAACAAACGATGAAAAAGCTGAAGGAAAAGATTATATCACTGTAATGTATACCAATTTAGAATTATTGAAATTAGCAACTGGATATATAGAATAG
- the ftsH gene encoding ATP-dependent zinc metalloprotease FtsH: MIALLVLLAISIIFSFGTMNSPEELRNDEFVTVLNNQGIATVYVTPLSGDSNYRAYKVTGALVDTRNYITYLANDDELATVYGIINVLNTDSFATNDVIYTFVPAATYSLINIIFPVILVAGIVIMLVFMMKGGNNANKQAFDFGKSRAKLSKGQRTTFDDVAGADEEKEELAEIIDFLKNPKKYIELGARIPRGVLLVGPPGTGKTLIARAVAGEANVPFYFVSGSDFLEMFVGVGASRVRDMFKTAKQNAPCILFIDEIDAVGRQRGTGLGGGHDEREQTLNQLLVEMDGFGHNSGVIILAATNRVDILDPALMRPGRFDRQIYVGTPDIKGRIAILKVHSRKKKINPTITFEEIARRTPGFTGADLENLMNESALLAARENKKQIEMSHIDEAVDRVMMGPAKKSKVFSKKERKFIAFHEAGHAVVGIKLENANIVHKVTIIPRGQAGGYNLMLPEEEQQFLQTKQNLLEMITGLLGGRVAEEFVFNEISTGAHNDLLRATAIARSMITEYGMSDNLGPVTYEQNTGAVFLGRDYGKDKNFSEAIATEIDKEIRGIIHECYESAKKVISENESLLQQIAHYLLEVETLTREDIDEIVKTGKLNRWDNILATDTVPTEPEQKEIVNEKTEERKFE; this comes from the coding sequence TTACTCCATTATCTGGTGATTCAAATTATCGAGCGTATAAAGTTACTGGTGCTTTAGTAGATACAAGAAATTATATTACCTACTTAGCAAACGATGACGAACTAGCCACTGTTTATGGAATCATTAACGTACTTAATACCGATAGTTTTGCAACAAATGACGTAATATATACCTTCGTACCTGCTGCAACATATAGCTTAATTAATATTATATTCCCAGTCATTTTGGTTGCAGGAATTGTGATTATGCTTGTCTTTATGATGAAGGGCGGAAATAACGCGAACAAACAAGCTTTTGATTTTGGAAAAAGCCGCGCAAAATTAAGCAAAGGTCAAAGAACTACTTTTGATGACGTTGCTGGTGCTGATGAAGAAAAAGAAGAATTAGCTGAAATTATTGATTTCTTAAAGAATCCAAAAAAATACATAGAATTAGGCGCAAGAATTCCCAGAGGCGTCCTTTTAGTTGGGCCTCCAGGAACTGGAAAAACATTAATTGCTAGAGCCGTTGCCGGAGAAGCAAATGTCCCTTTCTATTTTGTAAGTGGATCTGATTTCTTAGAAATGTTTGTAGGAGTTGGAGCAAGTAGGGTAAGAGACATGTTTAAAACCGCAAAGCAAAACGCTCCTTGTATTCTCTTTATCGATGAAATCGATGCAGTTGGTAGACAAAGAGGAACTGGGCTCGGTGGAGGACATGATGAAAGAGAACAAACTCTTAATCAACTCTTAGTTGAAATGGATGGATTTGGACATAATTCAGGCGTTATCATTTTAGCAGCAACGAACCGAGTAGACATCTTAGACCCCGCATTAATGAGACCTGGTCGTTTTGATAGACAAATTTATGTAGGAACTCCAGATATTAAAGGTCGAATCGCTATCTTAAAAGTTCACTCTCGTAAAAAGAAAATCAATCCTACTATTACCTTTGAAGAAATTGCAAGAAGAACTCCAGGATTTACAGGAGCCGATCTAGAAAACTTGATGAATGAATCTGCTTTACTTGCTGCAAGAGAAAATAAAAAACAAATTGAAATGTCTCATATTGACGAAGCAGTAGACCGGGTAATGATGGGACCTGCTAAAAAATCAAAAGTCTTTAGTAAAAAAGAAAGAAAATTTATCGCTTTCCATGAGGCAGGCCACGCAGTGGTTGGAATCAAATTAGAAAACGCTAATATTGTACATAAAGTAACAATTATTCCTAGAGGACAAGCCGGAGGATATAACCTCATGCTTCCAGAAGAGGAACAACAATTTTTACAAACAAAACAAAATTTATTAGAAATGATTACAGGATTACTTGGTGGTAGAGTTGCTGAAGAATTTGTTTTTAATGAAATTTCTACTGGCGCTCATAATGATTTATTAAGAGCAACAGCAATTGCAAGATCGATGATTACCGAATATGGAATGTCGGATAATTTAGGCCCTGTTACTTACGAACAAAATACAGGAGCCGTCTTCTTAGGAAGAGATTATGGCAAAGATAAAAACTTCTCTGAAGCCATTGCAACTGAAATTGACAAAGAAATAAGAGGCATCATTCACGAATGTTATGAATCAGCAAAAAAAGTAATAAGCGAAAACGAAAGTTTACTTCAACAAATTGCTCATTACTTATTAGAGGTTGAAACATTAACAAGAGAAGATATTGATGAAATCGTTAAAACCGGAAAATTAAACAGGTGGGATAATATCCTCGCAACTGATACCGTTCCAACTGAACCCGAGCAAAAAGAAATTGTAAACGAAAAAACAGAAGAAAGAAAATTCGAATAA
- the lysS gene encoding lysine--tRNA ligase: MEYKLTEQEIIRRQKADELKLKGIDPYGQRFDRTHNTLTFKEDFSVYTKEELHEIASPEIVKIAGRLMTKRDKGKAGFAHIQDQYGRVQIYVRKDVIGEEDYDIFQKGDLGDIVGIEGSAMVTNTGELSIRVTKYTHLVKALRPLPEKFHGLVDIEERYRRRYVDLIMNDESKETLILRSKIIQSMRNYLNNLGYLEVETPILHPILGGANARPFITHHNALDMPFYLRIAPELYLKRLIVGGFDCVYEIGRLFRNEGMDIKHNPEFTTIELYLAYSDLQGMMDLSEDLISSIALETIGRTTIQYGDKEINLGKGWKRIHMVDLIKEQTGIDFFQIHDFEEAKKLALKNHLKVEPHLFSVGHIVNLFFEHFCEDSLIQPTFVYGYPIEVSPLTKKDPKDERFTQRFELFIDGREYANAYTELNDPIDQKERFENQLKEKELGNVEANEMDIDFVEALEYGMPPTGGIGIGIDRLVMLITNSSSIRDVLLFPHMKTRGK, translated from the coding sequence ATGGAATATAAACTTACAGAACAAGAAATAATACGAAGACAAAAGGCCGATGAATTAAAATTAAAAGGCATAGACCCTTACGGACAACGTTTTGATAGAACTCATAATACTCTTACCTTTAAAGAGGATTTTTCAGTTTACACCAAAGAAGAACTTCACGAAATAGCTTCTCCAGAGATTGTTAAAATTGCTGGAAGACTTATGACGAAAAGAGATAAAGGAAAAGCTGGATTCGCTCATATTCAAGACCAATATGGCAGAGTTCAAATTTATGTTCGAAAAGATGTTATAGGCGAAGAAGACTATGACATTTTTCAAAAAGGCGATTTAGGTGATATTGTTGGAATCGAAGGAAGTGCAATGGTCACAAATACTGGAGAACTATCAATCCGTGTCACTAAATACACTCACCTAGTCAAAGCATTAAGGCCTTTGCCCGAAAAATTTCATGGTTTAGTTGATATCGAAGAAAGATACCGCAGAAGATATGTCGATTTAATTATGAATGACGAATCAAAAGAAACCCTTATTCTGCGTTCTAAAATCATTCAATCTATGAGAAATTACTTAAATAATCTAGGGTATTTGGAAGTAGAAACGCCTATTTTACATCCAATTTTAGGTGGCGCAAATGCAAGACCGTTTATTACTCATCACAACGCACTTGATATGCCATTTTATTTACGAATTGCTCCAGAACTTTATTTAAAGAGATTAATTGTTGGCGGTTTTGATTGCGTTTATGAAATTGGTAGATTATTCCGAAATGAAGGCATGGACATTAAACATAACCCAGAATTCACTACCATTGAATTGTATTTAGCTTATAGCGACTTACAAGGAATGATGGATTTAAGCGAAGATTTAATTTCTTCAATCGCCCTTGAAACCATCGGGAGAACAACCATTCAATATGGCGATAAAGAAATCAACCTTGGCAAAGGTTGGAAAAGAATTCATATGGTCGATTTAATTAAAGAACAAACCGGCATTGATTTTTTCCAAATTCATGATTTTGAAGAAGCCAAAAAACTCGCTTTAAAAAATCATTTAAAAGTTGAACCTCATTTGTTTAGTGTTGGCCACATTGTAAATCTTTTCTTTGAACATTTTTGTGAAGATTCCCTTATTCAACCTACTTTTGTATATGGTTATCCAATTGAAGTGTCTCCTCTTACAAAAAAGGATCCAAAAGATGAACGATTTACACAACGTTTTGAGCTCTTTATTGATGGAAGAGAATATGCAAATGCGTATACCGAATTAAATGATCCTATCGACCAAAAAGAACGATTTGAAAATCAACTAAAAGAAAAAGAATTAGGTAATGTCGAAGCAAACGAAATGGATATTGATTTTGTGGAAGCATTAGAATATGGAATGCCGCCTACAGGTGGTATTGGTATTGGAATCGATCGTCTTGTCATGTTAATCACAAATAGCTCCTCTATTCGAGATGTATTATTATTTCCACATATGAAAACTAGAGGTAAATAA
- a CDS encoding TldD/PmbA family protein — MNIDKLFEKALQKGITDVQVFLADNNQLSIDVFNGEVDKYEIADTSSLVIKGIFNGKMGTYVTEVMEDDLIDTIIENIILNAKIVDSLDDAIIYEGDSKYEALDGLFNEELFSMDVKRKIDKVKELDQLFHNLDSKVTFVESMYSETTRSVLLQNTKGLKLYNKVNSAYFGGQVIVKDETDQRTAFDLTVSNEFVDFDSTSLAKSIVESGVKSLGAKPIPSKNYEIVFDKDAFAVLLSAFENIFSAEAVQKGLSLLKGKLHQQIGSKLVTIVDDPFMKKSSSSRSFDDEGVATFYKELIKEGQLDTYLHNLISAKRDNVKSTGNGFGGSISPINLKVLPGNKTQEELIASVKDGIFITNVQGAHAGANPISGDFSLQAMGFVIENGVLGKPVALITVAGNFIEMLLNIVEIANDLKTGYFGITCPSIKVKSMPVSGI; from the coding sequence ATGAATATTGATAAACTATTTGAAAAAGCATTGCAAAAAGGAATAACAGATGTTCAAGTTTTTTTAGCAGACAACAATCAATTAAGTATCGATGTATTTAATGGTGAAGTTGATAAATATGAAATTGCAGATACATCTAGTTTGGTAATAAAAGGCATTTTCAATGGAAAAATGGGCACCTATGTTACTGAGGTAATGGAAGATGATCTTATAGATACAATCATTGAAAACATCATTTTAAATGCTAAAATTGTGGACTCATTAGATGATGCAATTATTTATGAAGGAGACTCAAAATACGAAGCGCTTGATGGATTATTTAATGAAGAATTATTCTCAATGGATGTTAAGAGAAAAATAGATAAAGTAAAAGAATTGGATCAATTATTTCATAACTTGGATTCAAAAGTTACTTTTGTTGAATCGATGTATTCCGAAACAACAAGATCAGTTTTATTGCAAAATACAAAAGGATTAAAATTATATAATAAAGTAAATTCAGCTTATTTTGGTGGTCAAGTAATTGTAAAAGATGAAACAGATCAAAGAACTGCTTTTGATTTGACTGTCAGTAATGAATTTGTTGATTTTGACTCAACTTCACTTGCAAAATCGATTGTTGAATCTGGAGTAAAATCATTAGGAGCAAAACCAATTCCTTCAAAAAATTATGAAATCGTTTTTGATAAAGACGCATTTGCAGTACTTCTTTCTGCTTTTGAAAACATCTTTTCTGCAGAAGCTGTTCAAAAAGGGTTATCGCTTTTAAAAGGGAAATTACACCAACAAATCGGATCCAAATTAGTCACGATTGTCGATGATCCTTTTATGAAAAAAAGTAGCAGTAGTAGATCCTTTGATGATGAAGGAGTTGCGACTTTTTACAAAGAATTGATTAAAGAAGGTCAGTTAGATACGTATCTTCATAATTTAATTAGCGCTAAAAGAGATAATGTTAAATCTACTGGAAATGGATTTGGAGGATCGATTTCGCCAATAAATCTAAAAGTTTTACCAGGAAATAAAACACAGGAAGAATTAATAGCTTCTGTGAAAGATGGAATATTTATTACAAATGTTCAAGGCGCACATGCAGGGGCAAACCCAATTAGTGGAGATTTTTCTTTACAAGCAATGGGCTTTGTTATCGAAAACGGAGTTTTAGGAAAACCAGTAGCTTTAATTACTGTGGCAGGAAACTTTATTGAAATGCTTTTAAATATTGTCGAAATTGCAAATGATTTAAAAACTGGATATTTTGGAATTACTTGTCCTTCAATTAAAGTAAAATCCATGCCAGTATCAGGAATTTAA